The following coding sequences lie in one Mesorhizobium sp. NZP2298 genomic window:
- a CDS encoding phospholipase D-like domain-containing protein, with product MQLFELQPFSRQAKISVFGSKGASLHTKAFSVDDRVGFVGSFNFDPRSVSLNSEMGVLFEDEKLVAELRHRFKSEIAPEASCRLELKNEILRCTVASKADREPPLTDPRRSAVSLAAPGQTPTDQIPALAICRQFWECFADRLVLHPKCALREPLKMLSV from the coding sequence GTGCAGCTCTTCGAGCTTCAACCCTTTAGCCGGCAAGCCAAGATCTCTGTATTTGGGTCCAAAGGCGCCAGCCTGCACACCAAAGCATTCAGTGTCGACGACCGCGTCGGTTTCGTCGGATCCTTCAACTTCGATCCTAGGTCCGTATCGTTGAATTCGGAAATGGGTGTGCTTTTTGAAGACGAGAAGTTGGTCGCGGAACTGCGGCACCGGTTCAAATCGGAGATAGCGCCGGAAGCGAGCTGCCGACTCGAGCTGAAGAATGAGATTTTACGTTGCACGGTTGCGAGCAAGGCGGATCGCGAACCTCCGCTCACCGACCCACGTCGATCCGCCGTATCCTTGGCCGCCCCTGGTCAAACACCTACCGATCAAATCCCAGCTTTAGCGATTTGTCGCCAATTCTGGGAATGCTTCGCCGACCGGCTAGTATTGCATCCAAAGTGCGCGTTGAGGGAACCATTGAAAATGCTATCCGTTTAG
- a CDS encoding MgtC/SapB family protein, with the protein MDEFIERFGQTTWLPFSVISARVMLAALLGAAVGAEREWRNRPAGLRTHILVCVATAVIAILAVEITHLHVFDGQEVAIDPLRLIEATTAGVAFLAAGIIFFSKGEVQGLTTGAGMWLAGAIGLAVGLGFWQIASLATLLALIVLGLLQLFQTGKKD; encoded by the coding sequence ATGGACGAGTTCATCGAGCGATTTGGGCAAACGACTTGGCTACCCTTTTCCGTAATTTCGGCCAGGGTTATGCTTGCTGCGCTCCTCGGAGCGGCTGTCGGTGCCGAACGGGAATGGCGTAACCGGCCTGCCGGATTGCGGACCCATATTCTCGTCTGCGTTGCGACGGCCGTGATCGCTATCTTGGCAGTCGAGATCACCCACCTCCATGTATTTGACGGTCAGGAGGTAGCAATTGATCCCCTTCGCTTGATTGAAGCCACTACCGCAGGAGTGGCGTTTCTGGCTGCCGGCATCATTTTTTTCTCGAAGGGAGAAGTTCAGGGGCTTACCACTGGCGCCGGCATGTGGCTGGCCGGAGCCATAGGTTTAGCGGTAGGACTCGGGTTCTGGCAGATCGCGTCGCTAGCTACGTTACTTGCGTTGATCGTGTTGGGGCTTCTGCAACTATTTCAAACGGGCAAAAAGGATTGA
- a CDS encoding sensor histidine kinase — MMLSDRIVLVLAPVGRDAKVASSILADNGIKSQICATLEEAVPLLDQAHCLLVTEEALISSDRNRLASWLNHQPAWSDFPIVLLTMRGTEIDNRLAFLDRYLIVLERPFLASSLTNSVRSALRARARQLEVKSYIEQKQEVADRQKLLIRELHHRVKNTLANVRAMMGATAKSSGNVDDFVRDFSARIVSLADTHSMLTDDYWQMASLHKLLESELRHYDTSHKSRVVLEGPYVALVADIAIPIGMAFHELASNSSKYGALSRSHGRLEVRWSVDNSHDERVLNLDWLEKGGPKVEKPRRRGFGTTLLEKVVAVQCQAKVELNYHTEGLQFTMALPLRDTRLVPAY; from the coding sequence GTGATGCTTTCAGATCGCATTGTTCTGGTGCTCGCGCCGGTCGGGCGCGACGCGAAGGTCGCGTCGTCTATCCTCGCGGACAACGGGATCAAGTCTCAGATCTGCGCCACGCTCGAGGAAGCAGTTCCGCTGTTGGACCAAGCACATTGTCTTTTGGTAACGGAAGAGGCCTTGATCAGTTCTGATCGAAATCGGCTCGCATCCTGGCTCAATCATCAACCGGCGTGGTCGGATTTTCCGATCGTGTTGCTCACGATGCGCGGAACGGAAATCGACAATCGCCTGGCCTTTCTGGACCGCTATCTGATCGTTCTCGAAAGGCCCTTCTTGGCGTCGAGTCTTACAAATTCGGTGCGGTCGGCTCTGCGTGCCCGCGCCCGTCAGCTTGAGGTAAAATCTTACATTGAACAGAAGCAAGAGGTCGCAGACCGACAGAAACTGCTGATCAGGGAGTTGCATCATCGCGTCAAAAACACGCTCGCAAATGTCCGGGCGATGATGGGGGCGACGGCTAAGTCGAGTGGTAACGTGGATGATTTCGTCCGTGATTTCTCAGCCAGGATCGTCTCTCTCGCCGACACGCACTCGATGCTCACCGATGACTATTGGCAGATGGCTTCCTTGCACAAGCTGCTAGAGTCGGAACTGCGCCACTATGACACGAGCCACAAGTCACGTGTAGTGCTCGAAGGGCCGTACGTAGCGCTAGTCGCCGATATCGCGATCCCGATCGGAATGGCCTTTCACGAACTCGCGTCCAATTCCTCCAAATATGGCGCGTTGTCCCGCTCGCACGGCCGTCTCGAGGTCAGGTGGTCGGTGGACAATTCGCACGACGAACGAGTCCTCAATCTGGATTGGCTCGAAAAAGGCGGACCGAAGGTCGAGAAGCCACGACGGCGCGGTTTCGGTACGACACTGCTCGAGAAAGTCGTCGCTGTGCAGTGCCAAGCCAAGGTTGAGTTGAACTATCATACTGAGGGCCTGCAGTTCACTATGGCCTTGCCCCTACGAGACACAAGGCTGGTCCCCGCCTATTGA
- a CDS encoding ATPase domain-containing protein — protein sequence MDKNDASPISSGVKGLDYVLRGGYAKFRSHLVEGRPGSGKTTLGLQFLIQGAAEGEKCLYITLSESKRELHSVAERHGFSLDGIEILELVPPELSLDPSQLQTLVHSSDLELGETVRAALAEIERMKPDRVVFDSLSEIRLLSQGSLRYRRQVLALKSFFLLNNATVLLLDDLTAEHDDLNLHSISHGVIRMEQLSPIYGGERRRLRIIKMRGVQIRGGFHDFVIRPGGVVVFPRLVASEHEMAEHGTPATGNGAVDTLVGGGLDRGTSTLLMGPSGVGKSTIACSYCHAALKRGEHVLVLLFDETKRIFLARASGLGMDLGPFSADGGLILEQIDPAELSPGELSSRIQSAVERSNARIVVIDSLTGYLNAMSEEQHLVLQMHEILTYLNQKGVVTILLLANHGLIGQMSAPVDLTYLCDSIMLLRFFESGGRLRRAISVVKKRVGPHEDTIREFKISADGLAVGEPLEEFRGILTGVPTYEGKRGNLLQDKAS from the coding sequence GTGGACAAAAACGACGCTTCACCAATATCATCTGGCGTAAAAGGCCTCGACTACGTCCTGCGAGGCGGATATGCGAAATTTCGCTCACATCTTGTAGAGGGCAGGCCTGGTTCAGGTAAGACCACACTTGGTCTGCAGTTTCTAATCCAGGGCGCGGCGGAAGGCGAGAAATGCCTTTATATAACGCTGTCCGAAAGCAAGCGTGAACTGCATTCGGTCGCGGAAAGGCACGGATTTTCTCTTGACGGTATCGAGATCCTCGAACTGGTCCCTCCCGAATTAAGCCTCGATCCGTCACAGTTACAGACCTTGGTGCATTCGTCCGATCTGGAGCTCGGTGAGACGGTGCGGGCCGCGCTCGCCGAGATCGAGCGCATGAAGCCGGACCGTGTGGTGTTCGATTCTCTGTCGGAAATTCGCCTCTTGTCGCAGGGTTCGTTACGCTATCGGCGGCAGGTCCTGGCTTTGAAAAGCTTTTTCTTGCTCAACAATGCAACGGTGCTTCTACTTGACGATCTCACCGCTGAACATGACGATCTAAACCTCCATTCGATCAGTCACGGCGTCATCCGGATGGAACAGCTATCGCCGATCTACGGCGGCGAGCGGCGGCGGCTACGCATCATTAAAATGCGCGGCGTCCAAATTCGCGGCGGCTTCCACGACTTTGTCATTCGGCCGGGCGGCGTGGTGGTCTTTCCTCGCTTGGTTGCTTCCGAACATGAGATGGCCGAGCATGGAACGCCGGCAACCGGTAACGGTGCTGTCGACACGCTTGTGGGTGGTGGTCTTGATCGCGGCACCAGCACTCTCCTGATGGGACCTTCTGGCGTCGGCAAGTCGACCATAGCGTGCAGCTATTGCCATGCGGCTCTCAAGCGCGGCGAACATGTGCTGGTGCTTTTGTTCGATGAAACCAAGCGGATTTTCCTGGCGCGCGCTTCAGGCCTGGGGATGGATTTGGGGCCATTCTCCGCTGATGGCGGCTTGATTTTGGAGCAGATCGATCCGGCGGAATTGTCGCCTGGTGAGTTGTCGTCGCGCATCCAGTCCGCTGTCGAGCGCTCAAATGCAAGGATCGTCGTTATCGACAGCCTGACCGGCTACCTCAATGCCATGTCGGAGGAGCAGCACCTTGTGCTGCAGATGCACGAGATCCTGACATATCTCAATCAAAAGGGCGTTGTGACCATCCTCCTGCTGGCCAATCATGGGCTGATAGGGCAAATGTCCGCCCCTGTCGATTTGACCTATCTCTGCGATTCCATAATGCTGCTGCGCTTTTTCGAAAGCGGCGGCCGTCTGAGACGGGCTATTTCCGTGGTCAAGAAACGCGTCGGGCCCCACGAGGACACCATTCGCGAATTCAAGATAAGCGCAGACGGCCTGGCTGTCGGCGAACCTTTGGAGGAGTTCCGGGGGATCCTGACTGGCGTGCCCACTTACGAGGGAAAGCGAGGCAACCTGCTACAAGACAAGGCCTCGTGA